Within the Amaranthus tricolor cultivar Red isolate AtriRed21 chromosome 15, ASM2621246v1, whole genome shotgun sequence genome, the region CTTAATGGAAGAGaaagtattatttttcaaaacaagttagatttaatttttatttagacCTTATTTTTTCTCAGAATAAtctacaataaaaaatgaagctTATAAAATATCAAACGCAATATATTTGAGGTCTAGGGATTTTTTGTCATCATATTAGCCATGCTATTGAGTAAAGTTTTTATGATGAAGAATCTTAATAAGGTACAATACTTATAGCATGTGTGAATGATCTAGTGATTCATTGTAGAGTTAAAATAATTTTCGGCCACAAAATTTCAATTCTTACACAACTCATTCACAAATCATGCCAcgctttttaaatattttacgatgatgatatctattttttttcattttaaattttaatcgagtaaaattgacaaaaaatctAGAAACGatcatttcagcacaataacttTTATGGcacaaaaattaacaagaaataatCCAAACACAAAGGAAACATTACACAAAAAAGTTGTTAATTTTGAAGCgtgattaatattaatttacaaaGAAATGAAGGTATTATGGCTTAATTGTAGGAGCATGTCTTTGACAAAATGCTTTTAATCTTTTAAGACCATCTTCCAGAGCTGTTGGCTCCAACGCAAAAGTAATCCGTAACCAATTTTTTGCTCCTAAAGTTACACCTATATATTACCAAATAAATTACGTggttaataaaactaataataatgcTAGATAAATAAATTGGTATGCATTAAAATCCATGTAACGTTCACACCTCTTTAATCTTGTAGCAAGATTTAAATGGAAATTTATGGAGTGACGAGTAGATAATTCAATTGAGTTAGAGAATAGTCGGATATTCGATTCAAAATATGCAGTCAGATCGGATATTTGATATCCGAAAGCTTACATATTTGATATCGACCCGATCAATCAAGGAAATCTGAATCCGATATCGGATAATATTCGGATCATATATATGATATCTAATGCCACTGAGGATAAGTTGAAAAATTCCAATCAGATATCCGATATTCAAATTTAGTCAaatgattttttataaatattattttattcttatgaaTATCagatattcaaatttattcATAATATGTGGATATCCTACTATCTGAAATGAAGTCGGATATTCGATATTCGACTATTCAAAAAATGTCAAATATTTGGATATATAAATCGCATAAATTGTTATCAATATCCGTATCCGATACTCGTATAATTTGAATCAGATATTCGATCcgaattataacttcaaatcGGATATCAAATTGAATTATTGATTTTTCCGATAATAACAGATATTTTTGCTCCGCTGTAGTTTTATCCGTTTCAAAAGTTAACTTACCTGGTAAAATAATCATCTTCTCTTCTTTGGCAAGTTTAATGCAAAAATCAATATCGTCAATAATTCCTTCTAGTTGCATCAAATCAAGTTTCACctgtaaaaataaattagaacgtgtttctgttttaaagaaaatttttaaagaGAAATAATTCATATTTCAATATTTGCTTTAGTTAAATAATAGTTTTGCGTTATCtataatttataacaattaataaaaaaaaaataataaactacctAAACCAGAACAACTACTCAATGAAGATAAAAATTAgccagctagtctcttgagtgaccgtctctttgagagacgtatctcaagcccaacccattaaatattaatgtctacttaccgtattcttagtGCTTATTTGCATTATTCATAATACTTACTTtgcgtatccttaatgcctactttcaatatcttaaacgtctacttacattatttttaatgtctacttacaatatttttaaaaatatataataagctggcccaattaaagataatttCTCAAAAAGACCGGCTCTTTGTGAAAATTAATAcctaactaattttttttgttgtggtCAACTACCTTCAATGGAAGTTTTTGAGaattaagagtttttttttagtgtttaattacaatttttccaaaaaatataaCCCATTTggtattgtttattacatttgaATTTTGTCATACATAGTGACGGGAATTTGAGAcatgattttttataaatacaaaaaattaaccatataagattttgttagattcattttaaagtatagaattttaatatacactatcataatattttataaaaagtatttatagatattaagatatataatattcttaaaaaaaaaatagaaaaacaatcaaataaaactATTGTTGTAAAACGGAAAGAGTAACTAAAATTGGGGTTCTTACCATGACAAACATAGAACCATCGGGTTTGTGAGGACAAATAAGGCCAGGAATGTCCTTAAGTTTGTCAAAGCAAAGGTCTGCATCATGCCGTAGAATGTCGATGACTCTTGTAAAGAAATCTTTGCTTGTTTTCTCAAGAATTTGTGGAAGTGCCCCCTGAAAATCATacaattattcatcaatcatataatataatttttactaaAGATGATATgtcttaaaaaatttaaagaattaATGCGAGTATGCATGAAATGTACGTGGTCTattctttatattatttaatttataacttGTTTACATTGTACTTTGACTTGGCAACTGATCAAATCGATTGAATTTGATCCAACATTTTTGAAGTTATGTTTGTAATATctcattaaagaaaaaatttaaacagatttttatttttaaatatcatcatcattaactCAATATTCCCCTTAAAAATAGGGTCTAGATAAGAGAAGATTACGAACAATTCATACCCGTTTCCTTTTGAAAGGGAATATCACAAGAAAACAGCTAATTTAACTCCCATGAGATGAGaatcctctctctctctctctatatatgaTATTGTCTCTcgatataaataattttgatatatgtattttttatgaAACATATTTACAGATATTGAAGTTCGAATACATGTTTAGAAAAATGTGCAAAAACAAATATGACAAACTTTTATGGATCAAAGGGAATATTATAATAGTTGGTCAAAAAGAAGTCAAATCATATTTgtgacttaaaaattttaacataaaatgAAATGAAGAAAATTATACCACATTTGTCCCAGAAATATGtacttttatttgtttgattgaaATAATAGACTCGtattgacaaaaaaattaaatatatcttACAAATCAATATTGATAGGATTTGTACTAAATGTTGATTATAGAGTAAGTCATTCACGATGAACATGAGCATAATGTGAAGCGTGATTAGTGGGGCTAACCTGAATAAAGGTAGCAGGATCTGCGGATATGCTTACGATACGTTTAATGCTGTCAATAACCTGATTCAACCAATATCATACGATTGCAATTGTCAATATTCAATTGATCCAAGAATGAGCTTTCAACATTCATTTGGAAATTACTAGACTTGTACTATATTATTATGTCTTTTAGAATAGTCAAAGTAGATCAAATTTATACAATCGACAATTTTTTGTTATCAGGGTAAGATTAAAGGATTTCCTATAAATCTTATTTGAAATCGTCTCACTATAAGACAAGTGTTGAATCAAGCACCAAATCTCACCTTAATGGAGGTGAGTTCGATCACCTCGTAGCGTACTCCTTGGCTTGCACGTTTGAGAGCGAAGTGGTGAGTGCAAGGAAGTATGAGAGCTTATGCTTTGGGTCAATCAATGAAGTGATTGATGAGGGTGGATTAGAGTGCCTAAATGATGAGAAGGAACGAAGATTGGAGGGTCTTGAAGATGGCTCGACTGGCCGAGCGTATAGGGCTCGATCGAGCCAACAAGCAGCAAGCATCTAGTGAGTTCTAGTCAGTGGCTCGTCCAGGTGAGCAATGGTGCTCGACCCGAGCGACCAATAGGTCCCTCATTCGACAGTTTCTGTTTCGTATGCAGTTTTTTGTGGGCTTTAAGCCCCTTTGTCCTAGGTTACTCTAATATGTTTTAGGGCTATATAAGGACTCTTAGAACATCATTAGGGTATAAAGAGAGGCATATACAAGAGAGTAAACTAGGGTTCACACCATAAAAGTTCCTCCTCTTGTATTTGCATATTTGTAAGAGATTGAAGTAAAAGTTCAATCTTTGCTTTGGGAGATTGTTCTTAAAGTTTTGCAAGGTGAGTCATTAGTGTAAATGAGTTTATATTATGATAAGATACTTATTTTGAggggaggtatcattagatacctcatattCTTGTGTTTTGCCATTGTTGTTACTTCCTCTGTTTTGGGTTGTTTTCTTTGCatcaatttgtttattgttcttcaCCAAATATCATAGCCCATTCACAACAACAAGCTATATAATTTGTCAATTACTTTAAGAttttaagtaatcactttaaagttataagtaatcGTTTCAATGATATAAACGTGATTACTTTATGATTATGAATGTACATTAGGCCAGTCCAATGAAAATGGTCTATTATCATGTTTTAACTATGTTTATTGTTCACGATGTGTGATAAAGTCTAAAAAGATGCACCAAAGTATCATACCCCATATTTTTGCAAGATGCCATGAGTATCATTGGTGACAAGCCAACCAAGTCTCCAACCAGGAACAATCCATCGTTTAGATAAAGATCCAAGGGTGATTACTGGAGTAATATTTCCAAAAACACCCATAGGCACAAATGGTTTGCTTCCGAAGGTCAGATGGCCATAAACTTCGTCACTTATCACTAAAATTCCTAATTTTCTTGCAACTTGTGCTATCTGTGAATATAAGAATAATGGAAATTAGTCTATCGATTCTACAAACTCAAACTCTAACGGCCCGTTCCATTGAATTAACGGTACTAATTGTGTTAATTTCCATGGTTGTATCATGTCATCCATAGTAATAAATGTTTGTTCATAAAAAAGCTTTTTTGTTctcaatttttcattactttctaATAAAGcatgttcaaatggtaatgcatttgaatgagttttgtgaaaaaatgaaattgttgaagGAAAATAAGCATGtccattaaatttgtcaaaatatattttaaccaaacttacactaacttttcattacaATTTTCACCATTTAGTACCGGTGACCAAAGGGGCCATAAttagaatgaaattaaaagtaaGTTATCGAATCGCACCATACCTTATGCAAATGATCATACGTGAAAACGTTACCACAAGGGTTACCAGGATTGATTAAAACCATAGCGACAGTATTCGAATCAGCCAAGGCAACGATAGCATCCAGATCAACTTCCCACCCATTTCTAGGCACGAGATCAAAGTGTCGTGTCTCAAGTCCGATATGAGAAGAATAAACATCGTAATAAGGGTAACCGGGAGTAGGTAACAAAACATTAGCACCAGGAGAAGCAAGAGCGGAAAGTGTAATATCAATAGCTTGTGTACAACCAACAGTAAGGACAACATCATTTGGTGAAAGTTCATAAGGAAGATCACGAGATAGGTAATCTGCTACAGCTCTGTACATAAAACAACCAATACATCATGGTTAATAGTTGTTGGGTCAATAGTGACTTACAGGACCAGTAAGAGGTAAcaactggtctggtctggtccctTAAGCATCAGACTGTACTGCAGTAATTAATACTAATACTGACTGGTGACATTCTTTCTTTCACCTATTAAACAGTCTAATCTACCAATCCTACTAAACACGTGAATGTTATGAACATTAAATAATGATATGTTGTCCTCCACCAAGTACtcttatacttcctccgttctgatattgttgctacatttgcattGGTACGGgaattaaaaaaagtgattgacctataGTGTAGCTGATTTTTTACTTTATAGagaatagtattttattattgttaattgaaaaagaaaaaggaaaaataggttgttaggttactttatagagtattgtatagtattttattatagagtatagagtatatagtaggataaaaatagaggtaggtagaactttaaatgattgttttattactaaaaatggaaatgtagcaagtaatataaaattaccaaaaatataaaatgtagcgggtattatggaacggaggaagtattgtTCATCTACTAAACAAAAATGAAGCAAATGCATGTAGTGCTAAGTTTGTTTGGCAGGTGAGAATCAGTTTTTGCCTCAGTGGCGGCAAGTATCATATTTTTCTGAAGATACCTTGGTTCAATTCTCAAATCTTTCCTCAGTGATGACAAGTATCCTATCTTTTAAAAGTTTCTTCGATTTGATTTTCATTCTCCCTCCCCCAATCTACCATGTAGCCCAACCTTGGTTTGATTCTTAGATCTTGCTTCAGTGGCGACAAGTATCATATTTTTTATAAGATACCTTGATTTGATTCTCATTAACTCTCTCCCTTAGTCTACCTAACCCAAAGCAATGTAATTGTTTGGTGGTACACATTTTGTATATTACCAATTAGTTTCAAGATAGGAAAATAGAATATATAATTGATCAAACTCACTAATAGATACATTTAACACACACACAGATTTTAAAGATTACTCATGGAGAAATACACTTATGATTTCTTAAAGATTACATTGTAAACAATATTAATGAAAAACACATATATTTTAGATGATAATTGATCAAacattttgaaattattatatcAAGTACATGTGCTAGCTATACATCACTATCACGAGTATCATCTAATTATCAagtacttgttttttttttttttgtttgtttcctCTTATTTGTCTCTATAATAATCTTCTTTATGTGAAACATGTTTTTAGACCATGCctcaatttttttatcttttgattttaacaACTCTCACTATTTATCTGATCTCTTTACCATGTACTCAAATAGAAGTATatgaaattatattatcaatatattatcttccttaatattGCAGTagacataatttttaaaatgttataataATTGCCAACTCTATAGTGTCatttaatattatactaataaaaattcAACTCAAACTCATATGTATATAGGTGGCAAATGCTCCCCAAATAAAGGACCCCAAGCAAACTTTTATTGGTATGATTTTAGTGCCACATAGTATTGGACCATTGCAATGTTTTTTACATAAATTGGATGAACTAGGCTTACATGTGGCCTCCTTTTTTCCCCTTCCCTAGTCCCTTCTATCCAGTAATCCCGTGGATGCTAAAACCTACCAATGTCACAAATTTCACTCAATTTGCTTTGTGGAAAATATTACTCCCTTTGTCTCTATCACAATATATTACTTTTcaacttttctttttaatttgtactaCTGATTTACATTTTTACCTTTTTAGGTAatagtttttcttttcttctttttttaatttcattcataaactTAAATATTTTCTTCATGTTAATCACTATTTTTattctctatttattttttggcttATTTTTCAACCGAATTTTCTTTTCCGCTAAATTTCACCTATTTTACACTAAGTGCAAAATGAAAGGAACATAGGGAGTACTTAGAGCTACTTCTAGTTTAATAATTACATTCCAAATCCTAAACGGCTAATTAAATTATGTACATTCCTAACTTATGTGAAGTTACAAATAATATTTGTTATCGAGATCAATTAAAAACAAACATTGTATTATCACTAATAAGGATAATACTGCGCACATTCGACTATTTGAGTATCCGACCCCCAAACTCTGTCTAATTGAGAGCTACTTATTAACATTGGGATTGGTGCAATAGCATGTTTTTGTATACGAAGTTCACACCATTTTTAAGTTTTCCATGTAAACTCACATGAGAAACTTTGCAAATTAAGGACAGACTTGAAGTGACGGAAGGAAAAAGTTCTAGGAACGGAATGAGTTGGATTGGAAGAGTTCATACAACgaatgattaattaatataccTAAATATGAATTGGTGGGGTATGTATATCAATCACAAAACTAGATGTTTAAAGGTTTGGACTTTTACTAAATTAGGTGctacaatatgaaaattggaagTGAACGAGAAGAATTAATTAGAAGCACCAATGTGTATCGCACCACTAGCACCATTCCAACAAAGAGCAACTTTAAGCAAAGAGCATACCAACAATATACACAATCCTAATTCAAACACCAAAATTACAACAATATGCAACGTATCTCAGTCTAGGGGCCAAAGATTACTAGTTTTTAATTTGAGATTATAATGAACTAAAACGATTAATCAAATTGGGTACACTTTTTATTCATGTAAAGTTGCAGACAAAGTATACTACCACAGGTCGACCAAAACTATGTACCTATTTGTTATCGCCAACAAAGGTATAACAAGGGTTTAATTGCATACGTCCAACCGTTTTAATACCACTCTAAGAAGAAGCCCTTTAATGACATTAAAGTAATGAATATTATTGTAATGAGCCAGAAATCACCAATCATAAATGAACAAAAACTAGTAATTAACAATACAACCgttttaacataaaagtaaACTTCAAGCCTTATCCAATCATAAAAGTAAACTAGTAATTGACGATTCTCTTGATAAATATTATGGTCAAATATTATTAAGTAACTCACATCTAAACTCTCAACTAAACAGATCTTAGTGAAtcatttcaattaaattttcattttaattcatTCATTACAACATcgttttttataagaaaaaactaTTGTTGACAATGTTTAATTTGATACGAAAAAGATTGATTTTAACATATACTGGACCATATTGTTGAATTTGTTATGGGACCTAATTAAGTCCATACTCGTTGGAAAATTTAACATGTATGTCGTCATAATTACACATAATACATTGGACCATTCACCGTTGTAATTTGTATTACTTTGATAAGGTAAGTCAGCCTCTTATTTGCTACCTAGTTCTTTACGTTATATTCCCTAATCCCACGGGTGAAACAACCAACACATTATGTGGGTTGTCATTGCCCACATATAACAATATTACCATAACCTTAATCCTATAAAAAATGGGTTGGAATTCATAATCAATAAATACATTTTTAGTGGTGGTCACACACATCCtttgaaattaataatagtcataaaaattgaaattgacactttataaaataattcaagttaaaatataCGTAGTTTTAAAAGATCAATAAACATATTAGTTGATATGAATTATGTACGATATTTTCATTTTAGCTATAAATAAACATTTGTAAATTATTCCCTCcgattctttttatttttccctTGAAATATGGGAATGAGCCAAAAAAGTACTAATGAAGGATAGTATTCTATAAAAagtcattaataattaaaataaataatgattaatatagtttaaaataatgaaaagaagtgaaatcatcatcatcatcatctacgTACTCAGTGCATCCCGCCTATAGACTATGATCAAAGTTTGAGGAGGGACGAAAGGTGGCAATctatacccataaaggagaatgTGGCTAAAGCGTTAGATTTAGATAAGAACCGATAAATTTAAATAAGGATTTACGAATTGGATTTATTTAATGTTGTCTACTAAAATATAGCATACAGAATTGGCCAATTAAGGCTTAGGGAAAAAAATTGGGTACAAGAAGAAAAAAGATttgttaaaaactaaataagaGCATTAAAGAAAAATGTTCAATTAAGTTGAAGTAAAGAGAGTATTTTATCAAAATGTCAAAATGTCTAGTATTCAAACATTGTGTTAAGTGGAGTATTGCATCATTTGAATATACAAGTCTTGCCTTATTGCATTCTCGTTGTAAATTGAATTTGATCAATGCTTAAGTAGAATTATTtggatttttgaaatttattgttattatttaatttattattctaaAATTTATCGTTGTTATACATTGTCTTTTATGTTATACTAAAATACATTGGAAATTGTCCGTATTAGAGTTGCTTCATATGACTAATCACTCAACGTggtaaaaaaaacaaacaaaaacattaaaaacagaTTTCTTAAAGTAAACCTATTCAAAGGTGGATATCTTTCCAATCAccgataaaaaaaataaaatttgaatcaTTCTACGTTGCCCCCAAATTAAGGACTCGGTTACTTAATGTCTTAATAACCTCATTCAAATCTTTTCTGTACAACTATAATCCGtccattttataatatttttctaatttggaATATTAAGAGAAATTTGAGTAAGGTTTTTAaatgatataaaagataaaatatatttacgcGAAATCTCGCTAGATttgttttaatgtatattttttattatacatttatAGTAATTGTTATGATAgatatttaaagatattaaaaaataaaattattttaaaaattatgtaaaaaataaataagaagaacaaaaaacaaaagagaatataaaaattaccctctttataattaaaattttagaaatatataattaaaaactttACATGAAAATGAATTAGTAATTATGTTTTATGTTCTACATGTCgctcaaaattttaattacatttctctttcaaaattaaataattcaaataaaaagaacatcagaaaacaaacaaaaaagagtAGGTCATATATGAAAATTAATCTCTATCCTTTTTATTCCAATTCTAACAAGACCTTACCTTATAAAAACTAATATCTACCAAtgtttcatttcatttttaCATAAGTACTTTACTTTTTACATGGAAATAGTTTAATTTAACGATTAGATGTATATAATTTTATCGTCCTAACAATTAATGGACGGTTTCTAATCAAACAATCTAACTAATCAATATAATACCTAAAGataaattccaaaaataaaaaaaatataaaaaaagaaaaaagaaagga harbors:
- the LOC130801494 gene encoding probable aminotransferase TAT2, giving the protein MENGGAKMNGVNKEWRFKGNENGNISTGNVNNGNKPSSNTKRGVTVREARTMIMENLNPNDNRPMLALAHGDPSIFPCFRTCPNAENAVVDALRSAQFHSYGTAVGLPSARKAVADYLSRDLPYELSPNDVVLTVGCTQAIDITLSALASPGANVLLPTPGYPYYDVYSSHIGLETRHFDLVPRNGWEVDLDAIVALADSNTVAMVLINPGNPCGNVFTYDHLHKIAQVARKLGILVISDEVYGHLTFGSKPFVPMGVFGNITPVITLGSLSKRWIVPGWRLGWLVTNDTHGILQKYGVIDSIKRIVSISADPATFIQGALPQILEKTSKDFFTRVIDILRHDADLCFDKLKDIPGLICPHKPDGSMFVMVKLDLMQLEGIIDDIDFCIKLAKEEKMIILPGVTLGAKNWLRITFALEPTALEDGLKRLKAFCQRHAPTIKP